In a single window of the Papaver somniferum cultivar HN1 chromosome 8, ASM357369v1, whole genome shotgun sequence genome:
- the LOC113305693 gene encoding uncharacterized protein LOC113305693 yields the protein MCGHHPKKWHHWIPLAEWWYNTNYHTSLKVSPFTTLYSYNPPHLAFHSTSTTSVAAVEEYLNQRASMLDLLKDSLHKSQDRMKLYADKTRVNRIFVVGDRVYLKLQPYRQASLVLRRNLKLAAKYYGPFTVLQKIGSVAYKLLLPAEARIHPVFHVSQLKKIGAQHIISPTLPVINTEGQVLAIPAAALDSRVIVRNCVSVPQLLIQWTNASAADATWEDAGNIKSHFPKFNP from the coding sequence ATGTGTGGACATCATCCAAAGAAGTGGCATCATTGGATACCTcttgcagaatggtggtacaacaccaacTACCACACCAGTCTCAAGGTAAGCCCATTTACAACCCTTTATAGTTATAATCCTCCTCACTTGGCTTTTCATTCTACTTCCaccacttctgttgctgctgttgaggaATATTTGAATCAAAGAGCTTCTATGTTGGACTTACTGAAAGACTCACTCCACAAGTCCCAAGATAGAATGAAGCTATATGCAGACAAGACTAGAGTGAATAGAATTTTTGTTGTTGGTGATAGAGTTTACTTAAAGCTACAGCCTTACAGACAAGCTTCCTTGGTATTGAGAAGAAATTTAAAGCTTGCAGCCAAATACTATGGACCCTTCACTGTCCTTCAAAAAATTGGCAGTGTAGCCTACAAATTGCTTTTACCTGCTGAAGCTAGAATACACCCTGTTTTTCATGTCTCTCAACTCAAGAAAATTGGTGCTCAACATATCATCTCCCCAACTCTACCAGTCATCAACACTGAAGGTCAGGTGCTTGCCATCCCTGCAGCTGCACTGGATTCCAGAGTTATTGTCAGAAATTGTGTTTCAGTTCCTCAATTGCTTATTCAATGGACCAATGCCTCAGCTGCAGATGCCACTTGGGAGGATGCTGGCAACATCAAGAGCCATTTTCCAAAGttcaatccttga